In a single window of the Zea mays cultivar B73 chromosome 5, Zm-B73-REFERENCE-NAM-5.0, whole genome shotgun sequence genome:
- the LOC103627349 gene encoding umecyanin, giving the protein MERRRSRHALLLLSAVMASLVAGSTAGIYHIVGAGKGWRMPPNRTYYEDWAHTRQISIGDKLMFLYRSGVHNIVEVPTRELFDACSMRNITSRYQCGPTIIELTDPGERFYFCGVGEHCEAGQKLAINVLLVPPPPPDTDDDSSGAARLLGRAGAGLAAACLCLVSALLTMAV; this is encoded by the exons ATGGAACGCAGGAGGAGCCGGCACGCCTTGTTGCTCCTCTCAGCCGTCATGGCGTCCCTCGTCGCCGGCTCGACCGCCGGGATATACCACATCGTCGGCGCCGGCAAAGGGTGGCGGATGCCCCCCAACAGGACGTACTACGAGGACTGGGCGCACACCAGGCAGATCAGCATAGGCGACAAGCTGA TGTTCCTGTACCGGAGCGGGGTGCACAACATCGTGGAGGTGCCGACGCGGGAGCTGTTCGACGCGTGCAGCATGCGCAACATCACCAGCCGGTACCAGTGCGGGCCCACCATCATCGAGCTCACCGACCCCGGCGAGCGCTTCTACTTCTGCGGCGTCGGCGAGCACTGCGAGGCCGGCCAGAAGCTCGCCATCAACGTGCTCCTcgtcccgccgccgccgccggacaCGGACGACGACAGCTCCGGCGCCGCCCGCCTCCTGGgccgcgcgggcgcggggctcgccgccGCCTGCCTGTGCCTCGTGTCCGCGCTGCTGACAATGGCGGTGTGA